GAAGACTTCCGGCCCCAGGCTGCCGCCCAGGAGACCACACCGAAGGTGGCCGTTTTTGGGGTTCCTTAGGTTGGCCACCTTACTCCTGATGCAGGCCTTGTATTTGGCCTGGTTTACACGGTGCAGCGCATGGATGTGCACCTCTATGACGCGGGCCAGATCTGCAGTCTTCCCCTCTGCTTCCTTGGAAGTTTCTGGATCGAGGGCTCCAAGGAGGAGCTGGATGCACTTTGTCCTCAAACCCAAATCAGAGGAATCCTTACAGAGGGGAGGGTTACCCAGGGAAGTGGTGGCAGGAGTTTCTGACTGCTTTGAGAGGGTGGGCAAAATTGACCCCGAAGACGAATCACCAGCTGCCTGCCACGATGTCACCCCTTCTCCCTTAGCTCTCCCACACTTGGTCCCATTTGTGAGTGTTCTGTCCTCTGACCCAGTATGAAAAACCACATGTTCACAAGACACACCCAACTCCACTGGTTTACTAGCATCACCAGCACCAGCAGCTAGGCCACCTCTGTCTGCCAGACACGCTTTATCAGCCAGCATACTCTCTCCAATGACAGTGAATTCTTCTTCACTTCCATTCTCCTTTGAGATGTGATAGGGGTGACTGTAGAGTTTCTTCCATTTTGACAACAGGTGCTTGGCTGTTTTTTTCACTGAATTGTCTGAGCAGGTTTTGAGGAGTCTGTAAAGGACCCTGACGATGTCTGTGCCTTGCAGCTGCTCACAAGTCACACAGGCATTATCAAGGGCGGTCAGGAGAGGCATAATGTTGCCATAGTTACCCGCCCTGTTAAATTTGTCCATTTGAAGAGCATGATGAGTGATCTGTTTTGTGTCCATGGTGGTCATATTCTTAGAGACTGTGGCGGGAGAAAGACATTGATATGTAAATGGATTTTAGGCTACAGCTTTTGTagggtcatgacattttgtttgATATTGGCATTGGAAACCCTTGGGCctacaaacatttctgcagttaatacatttttttatgcaaTGCTTTGAAGTGTGGCAGACACATTTGCACAGAATTTTGAAACCAGATTCTAAAATGCAGCTAATGCACTTCAGGGCAGGCTACACTAAAATGTATGTTGGGAAACGGAAGCTTTGATGCAATATGTTAGCTAAATTCTATCACaccaaatataatttaaaagcactAAACGTTATTCATACCCCTTTTCGGTTCGAAAATTACAGCGTAGCCTACCACTCGAATCGAATTGCAGTTCTTGAGCGGTCAGCCgccatatttgttttgttttgcggTGTCCAACTGTCACGTGTTGCAACATTGTAGCACAGAGGAAGAGGCTACGGGAGAGGATTTACTCAGCCCAAAATCTGTCTACGAAAATAATACATGAAGTGAgacatttttgtatggaggtcaatgagagtgttgAATTTGCTAAAACAAAATAATTCATATATAATTTGCTACGTGAATCTTAATTGATCGAATATAAGTTTCgtaattgttattttgttacgAATGTATTGATATAAGCGGACGCACATGGAATTTCGGCAAAAAAACAACGATTTTATTTTGGAGTTTTGCCTGGTCACACGcgtgtatctgccctctcattggctagaatggtcccacctgatcgtGACTCCTCCCGCCTGCTTCCATGTCTCAGGAAaagtatttccattgttagagcgtgcactcgactatcttgtcaatataatagaacaTCTTTGATTGTAATAATGTCCATGTGACATTTTGCCATGTACGTTTACAATTCCATTTTAGCAAATATATTGTAGGCtaggttgaaaaatgtattaggtagaaaataaataataataattcatattaTATAAATAAAGCCATATCTACCCATATCACATTGTTTTAAAGTATTATTTTGAGGTCACACCTTGGTCAGCCATAATAGTGTTTGTTGCTTTGTTGTGGAGTTGTTTATGGACAGTAGATGACATGTTGGAGCATGCTCTCAAGCAATAGTGCTAAAACCAGTTACTTATTCTGCAATGCAGCCAATGAATGAAAGCTAAGAAAAGGAAGTATACAAGCAAGATGAGGCAAGTCTGTCAGTTGTGAAATGGAATAACTTTATGTTATGTAATAAAGTTAGCAAGTTGAGGGAGAACTGTGGAAATGGGCACATACCATCTGGGTTGTGAAATTGTGGCTAGCAAGTTTGCCGCCAAGCAAATGGTAGAATGGCTAAAGTAGAATAGGCATGAGGATCGGTGTTAGATGAATGGGGTTTGATCTATTCTCTGTTTGGTATGACATAAAGAAAGAAAGTAAATATTTGTGTTGCATAAATGTTTGTGTGGCATCGTACAGTAAACCTGTACGATGTCACACCTTAGTAAGGCCTACTGCTCTAACTATAGACCTACCAGTATTTGTCTGCCAATATAAATGCAACACAAACATTTACCCTGTAAAGTTATCCAGGATATAGTTTAACACACTGACTGTGTGAAtgtggcatatattatattattcatatatttgtatttattttatttaacctttattattgAATGGGCAGTGTGTTTAATGGTATAACTTACCTAGGCTATATTACATAAGCAGCTGTGCACAATGCATTTAGTCCGTTAACAGAGAATGGGTTGTATGTAAACACTGActtcaaaaaaatgtaaaagaacaAAAACGAAAATAgtcaaatgaataaataaaaataacaaaaacacactGACTTCAACATTTGGCATTGTTTTGCCATGACATTGTGGTTTGCATTGaagaaaaatagattttttatatTCATGCAGTTATGCTCTAGAGCAGggattcccaaactcggtcctggggccctccctgggtgcacgttttggtttttgtcatagcactacacagttgattcaaatatTAAAAGCTTGACGATgacttggttatttgaatcaactgtgtagtgctagggtaaaaaccaAAAGGTGCCCCAAGGGGGGGACCCAGGAACAAATTTGTGAATCCCTGCTCTAGCGCTACACCCATTGGCCATAGAAGGTAAGCAGAGTAAAGGTATTGGGAACCTGTAATTGGTATAGTGAGCTCTTGTGTTGTGGGGATTTAGCTCTATTTTTAATTTGATGAATACAAGGTGACCTTTTCAATAAACTAAGGGAGAGTTTCACCTTTTCTCTGAAAGCCTACTTGCAGGTGATAGTTACAAAACTCATAATCTTCTCACAAAATCTTGCCACTCCTATATGTTTAGGCATTTTGTactgtttacagcaggtataGAGGTATACAGAGGTtgtgtatgaatacttttttttaaatacaaaggATCAGTGGGGAATAAAACGTAATTCTCAGAACACGTTAAACTCACCCTTATCATGCTACAGTATGGGGAAGGAGATGGGTGGAGTCCGGTTGGTCTGTTGATTAGTCAAGGGGAAAACCAGCTGTAGGTCTACCACAACAACGACTGGCCCCAGTGTGCTGATCTAACTGCAACCAGGAATGACTGGACTTCCTAAAAACCCGCACAAGGCTCCTTTGGATCTTATTGAATAATTTGCTTGGCCCGCTGCCGCAGTCCGTCCTCCCTGCACTCGGTGCGTTCCTTGTACGTGGGAATGGAATTTTACCAgatggtagtgatgatgatgatgatgacgctCAGATGTGTTATGGCCACAAGGAGGCGCTCTCTGCCTTCTGATTTGATCAGATAGACGTGACGCGTAATGTGCTTTGTCACATTGTCTCCTCCTCCATCGCACACAACCACATCCAATGTCTCTGCTTGACACCTCATAAGGAGGGAACTTGTTTTAAAGCATGAAGATTCTCATACAGAATGAGCAGGTAGAAAAGGAACGTGGCCAGTCCCCAAGCCCCCATCCCTTACACCCAAATATTACCATTGCCTGCACCAAGGTACCTCCCACGAGTGTTTCATTTTCTCCCTGCTGCCATCTTGCTAAGTACTCTTACAgtagtcatacattttttttttaaatgccactTATTCTGAAAAGGATTTATGTTATTTGTTAATCACATTTAGTGAAAGGATTGTGCCTATGATGAATGTGTCACGATGTCTGTTAAGCCAGTTCACATTAGACTCACTTCCAGCAGTCCTCTAACTGCATCATCTCTGCATCAGTCTGTTAGGGGAGACTGGAGAGATGGATTCAGTCAGTATTGCAGACAACACAGTGTACcggaagggagagggaggctgACTGTCCCAGCCAACACACACAAGCGCGCGCACAAACGCATGCACGGTGACCTtgagagcagacagacaacagggatggggaggggggagggggggttagtgTGTGTGACAGATTTTGTTATCCCACAAGGGATTCACCGTTGCTGTCCTAGCCTGAACTCTACGTATCTGTGTGTTTACTACAAAGAGTCTCACGAGACACGAGTACATCACCTCAGGATACTATTGGACCAACCTATCTGTTACTGTATGTTTGACATTCCCCCCAAATGCCCTCAGTAGATGAGACTCCACAAACAGCCAGCGAGACTAAACTATGGACTGTTATGTCTGAGCTGGGGTGATGTTTCAGTTGGTCTGATAAGAGACATTGTTGTTTTTAATCTAGAAGTAGCTGAGAAGAGATGTCTCCTGTCctactttgttgttattaaatcaaatcaaatcaaatgtgattggtcacatacacatggttagcagatgttaatgtgagtgtagcgaaatgcttgtgcttctagttccgaccgtgcaatAACTGGtacagtgtgttgtgttttatttattttttcctacTATGTCTGCTTTCCGCTTGTATTAAGCTGCATTGAGGCTCtacagccctcaaactcaactctggacctcaaagccagttccactgcattttttctttgttcccctctaatcagggactgatttgtacctgtgacaccaggtgtgtgcaatgaattatcaggtagaacagaaaaccagcaggctctggacctcgtagtgtaagagttgagtacccctgctctACAGCATGATTCATAATTCAGATGACGATATCAAAACAGTCCATGGGAAATCTGGGTGAAAGTATGACTAATTTCAAGTGTGCTGCACACTTGATTAACATATTCCATTACTCCCTTGACTGAATGCATATATACAGATGCTTACTGCCTTTCCATTGTCAAGTGAATGGGAATGATTGCACTTACTAGCGAAAGTATTGACCTCTGCCACTCTCAcattgtttgaatgatgtattttGATCCATCCTGCTCACCGTAGGCCTCAGATCACAGTAAGGTATTTTCTGGGAAGGAAAATGTTGATGATGTTTCTGCTCAGCCACTGCTGTGGTTTTTAACACATGTCCACCCGATCGGCTGTACAGTGTATTTACGATTTGCCACTGTGGTGACTCATCACATTGTTTTCCCATGAACTCACATCGGAGAGATGATTGGTCTCACGGGAAGCCACAGCCCACCAGGGTCCTTATAGACACAATCGCCCACATCCTCCCACAATGCTTAGAGATATCTATCTACATATAAGTCCAAAAGGGCCTGCAAATGAAGTTAGTAATGACTCCAATGCCTGAGGGCTTGGATaatacttttctcgtcaatcatcttgAGAAAACGTATACTTAAAAATTGGAAATCAACCAAATCCTTCATCGTTAATAAAATGGAAAggtaaaatgctttattatctaaatgttgaaagtgtgtgggcgttagagagaaacaaaatggtgcagtttcagACCATGTGGCAGAGGTTGATGTGGGTGCTGGAGATGGAGGGGGGGGTGTGATGTCGTTGATGTTCGTGTGCGTCTGTATGCTGTTGTTTGCGTGTGTTTGTTTtatattgtttgaagaaatgtatAAAATATCGGACAAAAAAAAGGTCCTGCCTCCAATGCCTGACCCTGCTCGCCATATGATGTATCTGGAGGTTTACGGTAGATTCATGGTCACTGTGATGTGGTATGAATGAAATGCTTTAGGGGTGGaatctgactggtactgtgtgtattgtgttcacCAACACTATCAGGCATCTGTTTATTTTGCATACTCCAACCGTAGTGAGACCACAGGCACCCTTATTGTTTCAACAGACACCCAGTCTACTGTTGCTGCACATTGCATCAATACTTTTCCCACACTCAATCGCTTACattcattacattttagtcatataGCAGAcacacttacaggagcaattagggctaagtgccttgctcaagggcacatcgacagatcttTTTCACCTAGTAGACTCTGGGATTTGaatcagcgacctttcggttactggtccaacgctcgaAACCGTTACTCTTACTACACAACCTTCACTTCTCCTAACTTGAAGAGAACAGGAAGTCCAGCCTCATCTGTATTCCAAGGGAAGGGTGTGACATAGAAGGAACTTTATCAGTTGTGGTAACACATTTACGTATTTAACTGTGTGTACACAGGTGTGATGGATAACCACGGTCTGATAAGAGGTCTGACAGTGGCACTTTGTTTTATACGGTCACACCCTGTGTGTCATAAACTATTCCACTACAAGTAACATGGTTGTTGTATTATGGTTTGAATTGGCCCGTTACTCGAGTCACTTTAGAATGCAAGCACATTTTATACTCATGATATGTATAGGTGTTTTTTGGACTTCAAATACTTTTTGTGAGCAGTGTACTTGAACATATCAGAATTTGCACACATAAAGGTGTTACAAAATTAATATTCTGCAGGAGCTATTGGATAATATTATATTTGCATTAGATGCATGAAGCTGTATATGGTGACTGTAGAATATACCGATTGAAAAGTATCTGTctgtatacacagtaccagtcaaaagtttggacacaccaactcattcatgggtttttctttatttttactattttttacattgttgagtaatagtgaagacatcaaaactatgaaataacacatatggaatcatgaagtaaccagaaaagtgttaaacaaatccaaatatatttttttattttagattgttcaaagtagccaccctttgccttgatgacagctttgcacacacctgcaattctctcaaccagcttcatgaggtaatcatctggaatgcatttcaattaacaggtgtgccttgttaaaagtacattttgggaatttctttccttcttaatgcgtttgagccaatcagttgtgttgtgacaaagtaggggtggaatactgaagatagccctatttggtagaataccaagttcatattatggcaagaacagctcaaataagcaaagagaaatgacaatccatcattactttaagaaatgaaggtcagtcaatccggaaaatgtcaagaactttgaacgtttcttcaagtgcagtcgcaaaaactatcaagcgctaagatgaaactggctctcatgagaatcgccacaggaaaggaagacccagagttccctctgctgcagaggataagttcattagttaccagccttggaaattgcagcccaaataaatgcttaacagaGTTCAGGTAActggcacatctcaacatcaactgttcagaggagactgcgtgaatcaggccttcatggtcgaattgctgcaaagaaaccactactaaaggacaccaataagaagaagagacttgtttgggccaagaaacacaatcaatggacattagactggtgggaaaactgtcctttgatctgatgagtccaaatgtgacatTTTTAGTGTCTTCGTGAttcgcagagtaggtgaacggatgatctctgcatgtgtggttcccaccatgaagcatggaggagaaggtgtgatggtttgggggtgctttgctggtgacactgtctgtgatttatttagaattcaaggcacagcatggctaccacagcattctgcatcgatttgccatcccatctgttttgcgcttagtgggactatcgtttgttttttcaacaggacaatgacccaacacacctccaggctgtgtaagggctatttgaccatgaaggagagtgatggagtgctgcatcagatgaccaggcctccacaatcacccaacctcaacccaatt
This region of Salvelinus sp. IW2-2015 linkage group LG12, ASM291031v2, whole genome shotgun sequence genomic DNA includes:
- the LOC111970878 gene encoding transcription elongation factor A N-terminal and central domain-containing protein isoform X1, coding for MLQHVTVGHRKTKQIWRLTAQELQFDSSVSKNMTTMDTKQITHHALQMDKFNRAGNYGNIMPLLTALDNACVTCEQLQGTDIVRVLYRLLKTCSDNSVKKTAKHLLSKWKKLYSHPYHISKENGSEEEFTVIGESMLADKACLADRGGLAAGAGDASKPVELGVSCEHVVFHTGSEDRTLTNGTKCGRAKGEGVTSWQAAGDSSSGSILPTLSKQSETPATTSLGNPPLCKDSSDLGLRTKCIQLLLGALDPETSKEAEGKTADLARVIEVHIHALHRVNQAKYKACIRSKVANLRNPKNGHLRCGLLGGSLGPEVFAGMSVEEMANEELQQLREEYSSRGVSERQLPQGVEGTPTQKLRCRRCEGSDCRVTQVSRGTLFLPAWVRQATADQDAMTFVTCSKCGEQWYHSGWVCL
- the LOC111970878 gene encoding transcription elongation factor A N-terminal and central domain-containing protein isoform X2; the encoded protein is MTTMDTKQITHHALQMDKFNRAGNYGNIMPLLTALDNACVTCEQLQGTDIVRVLYRLLKTCSDNSVKKTAKHLLSKWKKLYSHPYHISKENGSEEEFTVIGESMLADKACLADRGGLAAGAGDASKPVELGVSCEHVVFHTGSEDRTLTNGTKCGRAKGEGVTSWQAAGDSSSGSILPTLSKQSETPATTSLGNPPLCKDSSDLGLRTKCIQLLLGALDPETSKEAEGKTADLARVIEVHIHALHRVNQAKYKACIRSKVANLRNPKNGHLRCGLLGGSLGPEVFAGMSVEEMANEELQQLREEYSSRGVSERQLPQGVEGTPTQKLRCRRCEGSDCRVTQVSRGTLFLPAWVRQATADQDAMTFVTCSKCGEQWYHSGWVCL